One stretch of Acholeplasma laidlawii PG-8A DNA includes these proteins:
- a CDS encoding UvrD-helicase domain-containing protein has translation MKMTNWLEQLNPQQKKAATHISGPLFVVAGAGTGKTRTLTTRIAYLIEELGVAPDSILAVTFTNKAAREMKERIVEMAGPYATNTWIYTFHAFGVKVLRRDIEHLKMGYTVNFNIIDEDDAKAMVRKIIKDLNLDTKSYKANAIRHKISLFKHLNIDYFDNANERLVLEKYTHELITNNLLDFDDLQILTYKLFDEHQHILEYYQNKFNFILVDEFQDTDHLQYKMMKLLAGKQKNLFVVGDPDQSIYAFRGANYDNAKFFLNDFKNEDGSKAEIVLDLNYRSTKEILKFANKLITSNKNRPFSKSLETDLGNGLKPFIWSAQSDLNEAQMIANEIETLIKDGGYKYSDIAILYRNNALSRSFEDVFMKYNIPYVLYGGISFYQRKEIKDILAYIRLVVDPNLDFYLMRIINTPRRAIGPTTLNKLQSYAKEHNMSMFDAIDSFDISGKTKQSLLEFKTLILEMKFDFQNFTELGKVVDYVAYKTGYNQMLETDKDEYSEERIEYIKELKNPFVQAEAYYEGTFLEKLMQLLDQIALYSDLDRNKVSDAVVLSTFHQVKGLEFKVVFMTVMEEQIFPSSQSFMDLNELEEERRIAYVGVTRAKERLYLTRSEKRLLYGALIYPRPSRFLKEMMPEQEVFTKKGNYTPQQSTSSNYLKPGDSVTHQVFGKGIVVSVDKDIATIAFSMPHGIKQLLESHPSIKKN, from the coding sequence ATGAAGATGACTAATTGGTTAGAACAATTAAACCCACAACAAAAGAAGGCGGCCACCCATATAAGTGGCCCTCTTTTTGTCGTTGCAGGTGCCGGTACCGGTAAAACTAGAACACTAACCACTAGAATTGCATATTTAATTGAAGAACTAGGCGTAGCCCCAGATAGTATCTTAGCGGTAACATTTACCAATAAAGCAGCCAGAGAAATGAAAGAACGTATCGTTGAAATGGCTGGACCTTATGCGACAAATACATGGATATATACATTCCACGCGTTTGGCGTCAAAGTCTTAAGAAGAGATATTGAACATCTAAAAATGGGTTATACCGTTAACTTTAACATCATCGATGAAGATGATGCTAAAGCGATGGTTAGAAAGATTATTAAAGATTTAAACCTAGACACTAAATCTTATAAAGCAAACGCTATAAGACATAAAATATCTTTATTTAAGCATCTAAATATCGATTATTTTGATAATGCGAATGAAAGATTGGTATTAGAAAAATATACACATGAGCTCATCACCAATAATTTACTAGATTTTGATGATCTTCAAATACTTACCTATAAGTTATTTGATGAACATCAACATATATTAGAGTACTATCAAAACAAATTTAACTTTATTTTAGTCGATGAGTTCCAAGATACAGACCATCTACAGTATAAAATGATGAAACTACTTGCGGGAAAGCAAAAAAATCTATTTGTGGTAGGGGACCCTGATCAATCAATCTACGCCTTTCGTGGTGCAAACTATGATAATGCCAAATTCTTTTTAAATGACTTTAAAAATGAAGACGGTAGTAAAGCAGAGATTGTTCTAGACTTAAACTATAGATCAACTAAAGAAATATTAAAGTTTGCTAATAAGTTAATTACTAGCAATAAAAATAGACCCTTTTCAAAATCACTTGAAACAGATTTGGGAAATGGTTTAAAACCATTTATCTGGTCAGCACAAAGCGATTTAAACGAAGCTCAAATGATTGCCAATGAAATTGAAACACTTATCAAAGATGGTGGTTATAAATATTCTGATATTGCTATTTTATATAGAAATAATGCCTTAAGTAGAAGTTTTGAAGACGTCTTCATGAAATACAATATTCCTTATGTGTTATATGGTGGTATATCTTTTTATCAAAGAAAAGAAATTAAAGATATTCTAGCCTACATTAGATTAGTTGTAGATCCTAACTTAGACTTTTATTTAATGCGTATTATTAATACACCAAGAAGAGCTATTGGACCAACTACATTAAACAAACTTCAAAGTTATGCGAAAGAACATAACATGTCGATGTTTGATGCCATTGATTCATTTGATATATCCGGTAAAACAAAACAGTCCCTACTTGAGTTTAAAACCCTAATTTTAGAAATGAAATTTGACTTTCAAAACTTTACTGAGTTAGGCAAAGTAGTGGATTATGTAGCCTATAAAACAGGCTATAATCAAATGCTTGAAACGGATAAAGATGAATACTCAGAAGAACGTATTGAATACATTAAAGAATTAAAGAACCCATTTGTTCAAGCTGAAGCCTATTATGAGGGAACCTTCCTTGAAAAGCTCATGCAGCTTTTAGATCAAATTGCACTTTATAGTGACCTTGATAGAAATAAGGTCAGTGATGCAGTAGTACTCTCAACCTTCCACCAAGTTAAAGGCTTAGAATTTAAAGTGGTATTTATGACGGTTATGGAAGAACAAATTTTCCCTTCAAGTCAATCCTTTATGGACTTAAATGAACTAGAAGAAGAAAGACGTATCGCCTATGTAGGTGTTACAAGAGCTAAAGAAAGACTTTACTTAACCCGTAGTGAGAAAAGATTATTATATGGCGCATTAATTTATCCAAGACCATCTAGGTTCTTAAAAGAAATGATGCCTGAACAAGAAGTCTTTACTAAAAAGGGTAACTACACACCACAACAATCAACAAGTAGTAACTACCTAAAACCTGGTGATAGTGTCACACACCAAGTATTTGGTAAAGGTATTGTAGTGAGTGTAGATAAAGATATTGCAACAATCGCATTTAGTATGCCTCATGGTATTAAACAATTATTAGAGTCACATCCAAGTATTAAGAAAAACTGA
- a CDS encoding glutamine--tRNA ligase/YqeY domain fusion protein, producing the protein MENQSNFIKTIMENDLETGKHKEIITRFPPEPNGFLHIGHARAIITNFELAKVFNGKTNLRYDDTNPSKEDSIYVEAIERDVRWLGYEPSAIYFASDYFTEMFERAKLLIKKGLAYVDDQTAEEISKTRGDVVTPGIESPYRNRTVEENLKLFEEMEEGKYPEGSKVLRAKIDMTSSNMNMRDPVLYRINFATHHNTKDKWKIYPMYDYAHPIEDAIEGITHSLCSLEFEDHRPLYDWVVKETEMPLVPRQIEFGRLGIENTVMSKRYLKQLVDSKLVTGWDDPRMPTLSGLRKKGYTKEAIRAFILATGLGKVNSEVELDMLESFVRDDLNMRAKRAFAVIDPIKVTITNYPEDKIEYFDVPFHSENESLGSRKIAFSKHIYIDREDFLEERPDKKYKRLSLGREVRLFHTYFIQANDVVKDSEGNITEILATYDVATLSGSGFSERKPDGTIHFVEATTAIPATFNFFGQLLKNDSSLPLEERFNTESLAVKQGFIEGSLKDVLHEEKFQFIRNGYFNCYYNNDNKYIFNEIVALKKSYK; encoded by the coding sequence ATGGAAAATCAATCAAATTTTATAAAAACAATTATGGAAAATGATTTAGAAACGGGCAAACATAAAGAGATTATCACACGCTTTCCGCCAGAACCAAATGGTTTTTTACATATTGGTCATGCTAGAGCAATTATTACTAACTTTGAACTCGCTAAAGTGTTTAACGGAAAAACAAATCTTAGATATGATGATACGAATCCATCTAAGGAAGATTCGATATATGTAGAAGCAATCGAACGTGATGTTAGATGGTTAGGTTATGAACCTTCAGCTATTTATTTTGCAAGTGATTATTTTACAGAAATGTTTGAACGTGCTAAGTTACTAATTAAAAAAGGTTTAGCTTACGTAGATGATCAAACTGCTGAAGAAATATCTAAAACAAGAGGCGATGTTGTCACACCGGGTATTGAGTCTCCTTATAGAAATAGAACTGTTGAAGAAAACTTGAAATTATTTGAAGAAATGGAAGAAGGAAAATATCCAGAAGGTTCCAAAGTACTTCGTGCAAAAATTGATATGACAAGTTCAAACATGAATATGCGTGATCCTGTTTTATACAGAATCAATTTTGCAACACATCATAATACTAAAGATAAATGGAAGATTTATCCTATGTATGACTATGCTCATCCGATTGAGGATGCCATTGAGGGTATTACACACTCTTTATGTTCTTTAGAGTTTGAAGACCATAGACCATTATATGACTGGGTTGTTAAAGAAACTGAAATGCCTTTAGTTCCTAGACAAATCGAGTTTGGACGTTTAGGTATTGAAAATACAGTCATGTCAAAAAGATATTTAAAACAACTTGTAGATTCTAAACTAGTAACTGGTTGGGATGATCCTAGAATGCCAACACTTTCTGGTTTACGTAAAAAAGGTTATACCAAAGAAGCTATTAGAGCGTTTATTTTGGCAACTGGATTAGGTAAAGTAAATAGTGAAGTCGAACTGGACATGCTTGAATCATTTGTTAGAGATGATTTGAATATGCGTGCTAAACGTGCATTTGCAGTCATTGATCCGATTAAAGTTACAATTACAAACTATCCAGAAGACAAAATTGAATATTTTGATGTACCGTTCCACAGTGAAAATGAATCACTAGGTAGCAGAAAAATAGCATTTTCTAAACACATCTATATTGATAGAGAAGACTTCTTAGAAGAAAGACCTGATAAGAAGTACAAACGTCTATCTTTAGGTAGAGAAGTTAGATTATTCCATACATACTTTATTCAAGCAAATGATGTAGTTAAAGATAGTGAAGGTAATATTACAGAAATACTTGCAACTTATGATGTAGCGACATTATCAGGTTCTGGTTTTAGTGAAAGAAAACCTGATGGGACCATTCATTTTGTAGAAGCAACAACAGCAATTCCTGCAACTTTTAACTTCTTTGGTCAACTACTTAAAAATGATAGTTCACTACCATTAGAAGAAAGATTTAACACAGAATCCTTAGCAGTAAAACAAGGTTTTATTGAAGGTAGCTTAAAAGATGTATTACATGAAGAAAAATTCCAATTCATTAGAAATGGATATTTCAACTGTTACTACAATAACGATAATAAATACATATTTAATGAAATTGTAGCGCTTAAGAAAAGTTATAAATAA